Proteins encoded together in one Lagopus muta isolate bLagMut1 chromosome 3, bLagMut1 primary, whole genome shotgun sequence window:
- the LOC125691182 gene encoding protein Spindly-like: MLESLSFECDALKQQQNVQLDKQKEQLTRAHGQEVNDLKYKLENLKAEVDKTRLSEKQLRHKVDHQKEIIAAKTEELHTMSERVHETMSSEMLNLQMELTELESVKASVEEKLNELQYSKEQLELINSNLRNQLERLQAEKEEREKEVVSYCNALEKAREANQELQVQLDHVVQQSLDPASKGNSLFAEVEDRRAEMERQLISCVLSTALQMGQTCLSMTTLQLTPAVGSAFIHTAGRTRTSPCACKVCAAMQPTPQQLRSHQLAREGKLGQEGRCQSS, translated from the coding sequence ATGTTGGAAAGCCTGAGTTTTGAATGCGATGCCCTCAAGCAACAGCAAAATGTGCAACTGgataaacagaaagaacagcttACCAGAGCTCATGGACAAGAAGTCAATGACCTTAAATACAAGTTGGAGAATCTGAAGGCAGAAGTAGATAAAACTCGGCTCTCTGAGAAACAACTGAGGCACAAAGTGGACCatcagaaggaaataattgCTGCCAAAACAGAAGAGCTGCACACGATGTCTGAACGCGTGCATGAAACCATGTCTTCAGAAATGCTCAATCTTCAGATGGAGCTCACAGAACTAGAAAGTGTGAAGGCCAGTgttgaagaaaagctgaatgaaCTGCAGTACAGCAAAGAGCAACTAGAACTCATCAACAGTAACTTACGTAATCAGCTGGAGCGTCTacaagcagaaaaggaagagagggaaaaagaagttgTTTCTTACTGTAATGCACTAGAGAAAGCTCGTGAAGCTAATCAAGAGCTTCAGGTTCAGCTGGATCATGTGGTGCAGCAATCTTTGGACCCTGCAAGTAAAGGCAATTCTCTCTTTGCTGAGGTGGAGGACCGTAGGGCAGAAATGGAACGACAGCTGATCAGCTGTGTGCTGAGTACAGCCCTGCAGATGGGTCAGACGTGTCTGTCCATGACAACCCTACAGCTGACACCAGCAGTTGGGAGCGCATTCATTCACACTGCAGGCAGGACGCGGACATCCCCGTGTGCCTGCAAAGTCTGTGCTGCAATGCAGCCAACACCTCAGCAATTAAGAAGTCATCAGCTGGCTCGGGAAGGAAAGCTGGGCCAGGAGGGGCGCTGCCAgagcagctga